The proteins below come from a single Aspergillus oryzae RIB40 DNA, chromosome 5 genomic window:
- a CDS encoding RBR-type E3 ubiquitin transferase (predicted E3 ubiquitin ligase): MNDTELLDDERSVELSSIAAIYPEIKIDPSFPFKASLDIPVNPSPPLRICFEQYSDTELPTILTPPTSLDASEVGLGFATKTVDGGATASSDEDIHVLSHLPPLCLEIELPGGYPSEQSPIIKLSTDPAWLPSSIISRLLDDGKRLWEECGRDLVVYTYIDHLQQLAEPAFGIDDIPDGEVRLPRELKISLLDFNNKAEREAFEQETFECGVCLEPKKGVNCHRLLLCSHVFCVPCLQDFYNTCITEGDVENIKCLAPDCGKEGKSVRSQEGQPNRRKKHDRTLSPSELLQIPLEQETVQRYVFLKRKKKLEADKSTIYCPRQWCQGAARSKRHPKPIDPMSDDLDPSDDEDIGLVFDPNGDEAQLPPMADRVAVCEDCNYAFCCVCKKGWHGELVRCFPRREAELSAEEKATEEYLRLYTSACPTCDAPCQKRMGCNHMICFKCDTHFCYLCSSWLSEDNPYRHFNDGNSSCYNKLWDLEGGDGIDPDGAEALHQIPNELLDFDDSSDDEDQPAWDFDDGDNHFRRQGHPPPPAPAPPRVNQRAGGPGRREGGRNLNGLDAAGRAAAAERQAQARAMAEWNFTPSPLALCGMLGTSGGISNPCIGLTLMPRRGIRGRSPYFSWLSKGTIQSTLNDRPLVSDSVRVITAARPFCEAATTIPCSGIYLTMLKRSHASRSDPTMWVNCCRRGVPQNTVARGASGLGMRRISVWEKWRIGKFACVGAGVDEKSISDSLCP, translated from the exons ATGAATGATACCGAGTTGCTTGATGACGAACGCTCTGTCGAGCTGTCATCAATCGCGGCCATCTACCCGGAAATCAAGATCGACCCTTCGTTCCCGTTCAAGGCATCTCTAGATATACCTGTCAATCCTTCACCACCTTTACGGATCTGCTTCGAGCAATATTCGGACACTGAACTTCCAACGATTTTGACTCCGCCCACATCCCTAGATGCTAGTGAAGTTGGCTTGGGCTTCGCTACCAAAACAGTTGATGGAGGCGCCACGGCGAGCTCcgatgaagatatccatgTCCTATCGCACCTGCCCCCGCTTTGTCTGGAAATTGAATTGCCCGGTGGGTACCCATCAGAGCAATCCCCCATCATTAAGCTCAGCACAGATCCTGCGTGGCTGCCCTCTTCAATCATCTCCAGGCTATTAGATGATGGGAAACGCCTCTGGGAAGAATGCGGCAGGGATCTCGTTGTTTATACCTATATcgatcatcttcaacaattAGCCGAGCCAGCCTTTGGTATCGATGATATACCCGACGGTGAAGTCAGGCTCCCCCGAGAGCTCAAAATTTCGCTCTTGGATTTCAACAACAAGGCCGAGAGAGAAGCGTTTGAGCAGGAGACTTTTGAGTGCGGAGTTTGTCTTGAGCCGAAAAAAGGGGTAAACTGCCATCGGCTCTTACTTTGTTCGCATGTTTTCTGTGTGCCCTGTCTCCAAGACTTTTACAATACATGTATCACGGAAGGTGATGTGGAAAATATCAAATGCCTAGCCCCGGATTGCGGCAAGGAAGGCAAGTCCGTACGAAGCCAGGAAGGGCAACCCAACAGACGCAAGAAGCACGACCGGACTCTGAGCCCTAGCGAGCTACTGCAGATTCCTCTGGAGCAGGAAACCGTACAGCGTTATGTCTTTttgaagcggaagaagaaactcGAAGCAGATAAGTCTACTATATACTGCCCTCGGCAGTGGTGCCAAGGTGCAGCTCGCTCGAAGAGGCATCCCAAGCCTATTGACCCAATGTCGGATGATCTGGATCCctccgatgatgaggatataGGACTTGTGTTCGACCCGAATGGGGATGAGGCTCAGCTGCCTCCTATGGCGGATCGAGTGGCTGTTTGCGAAGATTGCAACTATGCCTTCTGCTGTGTCTGTAAGAAAGGGTGGCATGGTGAACTTGTACGTTGCTTTCCCCGCCGGGAAGCAGAATTATCCGCAGAGGAAAAGGCGACAGAGGAGTATCTAAGGCTGTACACATCAGCCTGCCCAACGTGCGATGCGCCTTGCCAGAAACGCATGGGCTGCAATCATATGATCTGCTTCAAATGTGATACGCACTTTTGCTATCTCTGTTCTAGCTGGCTGTCAGAGGACAATCCTTATCGCCATTTTAACGATGGCAACAGTTCGTGCTACAACAAACTTTGGGATTTAGAGGGTGGAGATGGAATTGACCCTGATGGGGCCGAAGCTCTTCACCAGATCCCAAATGAATTGCTAGATTTTGACGACagcagtgatgatgaggaccaACCTGCCTGGGATTTTGACGACGGCGATAATCATTTCAGGCGCCAAGGTCACCCTCCGCCTCCTGCTCCGGCACCACCTCGTGTCAACCAGAGAGCTGGTGGTCCTGGGCGTCGCGAAGGTGGACGCAACTTGAATGGTCTAGATGCAGCAGGCAGGGCTGCAGCGGCCGAGAGACAAGCACAGGCACGGGCAATGGCTGAG TGGAATTTCACGCCATCCCCGTTGGCATTGTGTGGAATGTTAGGCACGTCAGGAGGCATCTCAAACCCTTGCATTGGACTGACGCTCATGCCTAGGAGAGGGATCAGAGGTCGGTCACCGTACTTTTCCTGGCTCTCGAAAGGAACGATCCAGTCGACTCTGAATGATAGGCCATTGGTTTCCGACTCGGTTAGGGTAATCACTGCGGCACGGCCTTTTTGCGAGGCGGCCACTACGATTCCGTGTTCTGGGATATATTTGACCATGTTGAAGCGGTCACATGCGTCTCGAAGCGATCCAACAATGTGGGTGAATTGTTGCCGAAGGGGTGTGCCACAGAATACAGTTGCGCGAGGGGCAAGTGGATTGGGGATGAGGCGGATATCTGTTtgggagaagtggaggatCGGAAAGTTCGCATGTGTTGGAGCTGGAGTCGATGAAAAATCTATTAGTGACTCCCTTTGTCCATAG
- a CDS encoding uncharacterized protein (predicted protein), whose amino-acid sequence MEFNIDDGPLGRKTRAREGLHLRPLNVEKGAKRAALSQRRNLLFVAYTHQIYVWEPAGSFQTLGSKPEMIITPVMKDPYSSGYISPHMPHAINNIIVDDLGRDEVLLLVTDSGNVCGYRVEAIFSALKRAAERKEHRPFDGSQVDPFFAEYVEASAWGLAIHKFSRLIAVTANTGLVTVFAFALVNSASGKGNDIGQGLGGEEDLTDYGQTWLEIKSDEEFKQLRHLMPAEQRKRNMRLTYTGHFTNIPSVSFLNCDLDPNGTWMVSTDIENQVFVWKTWEGPGPFNVYHFGDASFKHFPETFNHE is encoded by the exons ATGGAATTCAATATTGATGATGGGCCTCTAGGCCGGAAAACCCGAGCCAGAGAAGGCCTACATCTTAGACCTTTGAACGTTGAGAAAGGGGCAAAAAGA GCTGCTCTTTCTCAACGTCGTAATCTTCTGTTTGTGGCCTATACCCATCAGATCTATGTCTGGGAGCCAGCTGGGTCGTTTCAGACTCTGGGATCCAAGCCTGAAATGATAATAACCCCTGTCATGAAGGACCCCTATAGCAGCGGGTATATATCACCACATATGCCTCATGCCATCAATAATATCATTGTGGATGACCTGGGGCGCGATGAGGTCCTTCTGCTGGTCACTGATTCGGGCAATGTCTGCGGCTATCGTGTCGAGGCTATCTTCTCGGCTTTGAAGCGGGCTGCAGAACGCAAGGAGCACCGCCCTTTCGATGGCTCCCAGGTGgatcctttctttgctgaaTATGTCGAAGCCAGCGCCTGGGGGCTAGCCATACACAAGTTCTCCCGCTTGATTGCAGTGACCGCAAACACAGGCCTTGTCACTGTTTTTGCATTTGCACTTGTGAACTCTGCTTCTGGCAAAGGCAACGACATAGGTCAGGGCTTAgggggggaggaagatctgACTGATTATGGCCAGACTTGGCTGGAAATAAAGAGCGATGAGGAGTTCAAACAGCTACGACATTTAATGCCTGCGGAGCAACGGAAACGGAACATGCGCTTGACTTATACAGGACACTTTACTAACATACCATCTGTCTCATTTCTGAATTGTGATCTTGACCCGAATGGAACATGGATGGTCAGTACAGATATCGAAAATCAGGTTTTTGTCTGGAAGACCTGGGAGGGCCCTGGCCCATTTAACGTGTACCACTTTGGCGATGCCTCTTTCAAACACTTTCCAGAAACATTCAATCATGAGTAA
- the cwh41 gene encoding mannosyl-oligosaccharide glucosidase (glucosidase I), which produces MAAPNERRHIVITMHLSKLFTLSTSLFYVVAASIDNDVSVLAKEAARANNQSLLWGPYKPNLYFGVRPRIPNSLSAGLMWAKVDDYATAQSNFRHTCEQNEGMAGYGWDEYDIRKGGRQTIHDAGNSLDLTIDFIKVHGGQHGGSWAARVKGVPRDDALPDQPTTVVFYSALEGLGNLGLHTKSDDSRGFEGDVKLAGYTSDLGEFTIDVTEGPRTNEYPEHEHPSYEDKPLDRTLVSSLTIPPEHAWQTKMILFSQMKEGVSETIEKYGAENPPPPSQVFTIKNTPGDGNVQLVQKVFKGAFECLSFEFLPWKLMLTIYVTADLLTQEITSASAAFAERFDKILPPQSPFNSDKYSEFSKSMLSNLIGGIGYFHGTDIVDRSAAPEYDEENEGFWEETAEARARAQPVLEGPKDLFTCVPSRPFFPRGFLWDEGFHLIPVVEWDTDLALEIVKSWLSLMDEDGWIAREQILGAEARSKVPPEFTVQYPHYANPPTLFIILEAFLDKLDANKNISVQQSPEDIAERLRSAYVQQPELGEAYIRSIYPLLKKHYSWYRNTQRGDIKSYDREAFSTKEAYRWRGRSVQHILTSGLDDYPRAQPPHPGELHVDLISWMGMMTRSLRRIAERLGETEDAEEFKYYETAIERNVDDLHWDEQAQTYCDATIDEYEESVHVCHKGYISIFPFLTGMVSSDSPRLKAILDLISDPEELWSDFGIRSLSKKDEFYGTAENYWRSPVWININYLVFKNLYDIATTPGPHQEQAREMYSKLRKNVVENVFKEWKKTGFAWEQYNPETGKGQRTQHFTGWTSMVVKMMSMPDLPATESKGHDEL; this is translated from the exons ATGGCAGCTCCAAACGAACGTCGGCatattgttatt ACAATGCATCTTTCCAAATTATTCACCCTTTCAACATCATTATTCTATGTGGTTGCGGCATCCATAGATAATGACGTATCGGTTCTAGCTAAGGAGGCTGCGCGAGCCAACAATCAGTCGCTCTTATGGGGTCCCTATAAGCCTAACCTCTATTTTGGGGTTCGCCCTCGGATTCCAAACAGTCTGTCCGCCGGGTTGATGTGGGCGAAAGTAGATGATTACGCCACGGCTCAGTCCA ACTTCAGACACACCTGCGAACAGAATGAAGGGATGGCGGGTTATGGATGGGACGAGTACGATATTCGGAAGGGCGGACGCCAAACAATCCACGATGCTGGAAACTCCCTGGATCTGACAATTGATTTTATCAAGGTCCATGGTGGACAGCATGGAGGCAGCTGGGCTGCCCGAGTAAAAGGTGTCCCTCGGGATGATGCACTCCCGGATCAGCCTACAACAGTTGTCTTCTACAGTGCTCTTGAGGGGCTTGGCAACCTGGGTCTTCACACTAAGTCTGACGACTCACGTGGTTTTGAGGGCGATGTGAAGCTGGCTGGTTATACCTCTGATCTTGGTGAATTTACAATTGATGTGACTGAGGGCCCTAGGACCAACGAGTACCCTGAGCATGAACACCCAAGCTATGAGGACAAGCCACTGGACCGTACCTTGGTGTCCAGTTTGACAATACCCCCGGAGCACGCTTGGCAGACGAAAA TGATTCTGTTTTCGCAGATGAAGGAGGGTGTGAGCGAAACCATCGAAAAGTATGGAGCTGAAAACCCCCCTCCCCCATCGCAAGTCTTCACCATCAAGAATACGCCAGGTGATGGCAATGTTCAGCTTGTACAGAAGGTTTTCAAGGGTGCCTTTGAG TGCCTTTCCTTTGAATTCCTGCCGTGGAAACTAATGCTGACCATATACGTTACAGCTGACCTTCTTACCCAAGAAATCACAAGTGCTTCAGCAGCTTTTGCTGAGCGCTTCGACAAGATACTTCCCCCGCAGTCTCCCTTTAATTCCGATAAATATAGTGAATTCTCCAAGTCAATGCTTTCCAATCTCATCGGTGGCATAGGCTACTTCCACGGTACTGACATTGTTGACCGTTCCGCCGCGCCAGAGTACGATGAGGAGAATGAAGGCTTCTGGGAAGAAACAGCCGAGGCAAGGGCTCGAGCTCAACCTGTCCTTGAGGGCCCGAAGGATCTCTTTACTTGTGTTCCCTCTCGGCCTTTCTTCCCCAGAGGATTTCTCTGGGATGAGGGTTTCCACCTGATTCCGGTTGTTGAATGGGACACAGATCTTGC GCTCGAAATCGTGAAGAGCTGGCTAAGCTTAATGGACGAGGATGGGTGGATTGCTCGGGAGCAAATCCTGGGCGCTGAGGCACGCAGCAAAGTTCCACCTGAGTTTACCGTCCAGTACCCTCACTACGCCAACCCCCCAACCCTTTTCATTATTCTGGAAGCGTTCCTCGATAAACTAGATGCCAACAAAAATATCTCGGTTCAACAATCTCCTGAGGATATCGCAGAGCGTCTCCGTTCTGCCTATGTGCAACAGCCGGAGTTGGGTGAAGCTTATATCCGTTCAATTTACCCACTACTGAAGAAACACTATTCCTGGTATAGAAACACTCAGCGAGGTGACATCAAGTCCTATGACAGAGAGGCCTTTTCCACCAAGGAGGCGTACCGCTGGCGGGGTCGGTCTGTTCAGCACATCCTAACATCTGGGTTAGACGATTATCCTCGGGCACAGCCCCCACACCCCGGTGAGCTACACGTAGATTTAATCAGTtggatggggatgatgactcGCTCTCTCCGGCGAATTGCAGAAAGGCTGGGGGAAACTGAAGACGCTGAAGAGTTCAAATACTATGAAACTGCTATTGAAAGGAATGTCGACGACCTCCACTGGGACGAACAGGCGCAAACATACTGTGATGCGACCATCGACGAGTACGAGGAAAGTGTTCATGTCTGCCACAAGGGatacatctccatcttccccttcctcaccGGCATGGTGAGCTCTGATAGCCCTCGCTTAAAAGCCATCTTAGACTTGATCAGCGACCCAGAAGAGCTCTGGAGCGATTTTGGTATTCGCAGTCTAAGTAAGAAGGATGAGTTCTATGGGACTGCTGAGAATTATTGGAGGAGCCCTGTATGGATCAACATCAATTATCTGGTGTTTAAGAACCTTTAT GACATTGCGACCACACCTGGTCCACATCAAGAACAGGCCCGTGAAATGTACTCTAAGCTGCGGAAGAACGTAGTTGAGAATGTTttcaaggaatggaagaagaccGGGTTTGCTTGGGAACAGTATAACCCAGAAACAGGTAAGGGACAGCGGACGCAGCATTTCACTGGGTGGACTAGTATGGTGGTGAAAATGATGTCGATGCCCGATCTTCCTGCGACTGAGAGCAAGGGGCATGATGAGCTATAG
- a CDS encoding Elongator subunit IKI1 (predicted protein) produces the protein MLTYLATTIIRLHSFSHILAQKAARDRSLAAPVFGLEEEQDGVLLGRLDKPVGKDSVEGIVLEMEHRRKSGRGVLEWYILPPASRYSPQHLKEVVTLLDDHPLYRPPEEPEAGTGEEEPESTFELRLTDRQRREREGVVLPYFDAQQGDGPGEGGRILYDMGEEDDFDEEEDEI, from the coding sequence ATGCTGACCTATCTCGCAACGACAATCATAAGGCTACATTCGTTCTCACACATACTGGCCCAGAAGGCTGCTCGAGATCGTAGCCTAGCTGCTCCAGTTTTTGGgctcgaagaagaacaggatGGAGTACTCCTAGGAAGATTGGATAAGCCGGTTGGTAAGGACTCAGTTGAAGGTATCGTCCTGGAGATGGAACACAGACGCAAGAGCGGACGTGGTGTTTTAGAGTGGTATATATTACCCCCGGCATCAAGATACTCGCCTCAGCATTTGAAAGAGGTTGTAACTCTGCTTGACGACCATCCCTTGTATCGTCCACCGGAGGAGCCAGAGGCTGgaacaggcgaagaagagcccGAGTCTACTTTTGAATTGCGGCTCACCGATAGACaacggagagaaagagagggggTGGTGCTGCCATACTTCGATGCACAGCAAGGTGACGGCCCAGGAGAAGGTGGGCGCATTTTGTACGacatgggagaggaagacgacttcgacgaggaagaagatgaaataTAA
- a CDS encoding SNAP receptor SEC22 (synaptobrevin/VAMP-like protein SEC22), translated as MTEGFMFATVGGLMLAASVDDEQAEVELSEIKTQAKMIFRRLSRNSAPQASIESGQYNLHYLIQDDICFLCICDRSYPRKLAFTYLADLATEFTTTYSSAQYQSPTLRPYAFVEFDTFIQRTKKLYQDSRASQNLDRLNDELRDVTKVMTKNIEDLLYRGDSLERMGELSGRLREDSKKYRRAAVRINWELVIKQYGPIAGVGLLFLFLIWLRFF; from the exons ATGACAGAGGGATTCATGTTTGCTActgttggtg GCCTCATGCTGGCTGCGTCAGTAGATGATGAACAG GCAGAAGTGGAGCTCTCCGAGATCAAGACACAAGCCAAGATGATTTTCCGCCGGTTGAGTCGCAATTCCGCACCGCAGGCTAGCATTGAGTCTGGCCAATATAACTTACA CTATCTTATCCAAGATGATATCTGCTTCCTCTGTATATGCGACCGTTCTTACCCGCGCAAGCTTGCCTTCACCTACCTCGCAGATCTCGCAACCGAGTTTACTACCACTTACTCCTCTGCGCAGTACCAGTCTCCCACCCTGCGACCATATGCCTTTGTAGAATTTGATACATTTATCCAACGCACCAAGAAGCTGTACCAAGATAGTCGCGCTTCGCAAAACCTTGACCGACTAAATGACGAGCTTCGGGACGTGACGAAAGTGATGACAAAAAACATCGAGGACCTCCTATATCGAGGTGATAGCCTGGAACGGATGGGCGAATTATCGGGGCGTCTGCGAGAGGATAGCAAGAAATACAGACGAGCCGCAGTGCGCATCAATTGGGAGCTGGTGATAAAACAG TATGGTCCAATTGCTGGTGTCGGGCTCCTCTTTCTATTCCTCATTTGGTTGCGCTTCTTCTAA
- a CDS encoding short chain dehydrogenase/reductase family protein (predicted protein), with product MKTAAHIGTPGLGMYCAAGWALEGFCDSLAYEIAPFNLKLTIFQCSIEIGILTNLVTSVPPIVPAYSPSSNQAPLFRGMLNRLVPRLPNTHTETNGAQETGQIASVENGPFSRPEVTSMYPPLSPAHMEILVAETVYAITAIGGHENPPSRHIVGQEGVASVKEKLKTVSEELEDFIQSSYAVDYAAGGDQKRASKDENIFGMGTGNGGV from the exons ATGAAGACAGCCGCCCACATCGGCACGCCAGGTCTTGGAATGTATTGCGCAGCTGGGTGGGCTCTTGAAGGGTTTTGCGAC AGTCTTGCATACGAGATAGCTCCATTCAACCTCAAACTCACGATTTTCCAATGCAGTATCGAAATCGGCATTCTCACGAATCTAGTAACTAGCGTGCCTCCAATAGTTCCAGCatattcaccatcttctaACCAAGCACCCCTTTTCCGCGGAATGTTAAATCGACTTGTGCCTCGTCTGCCCAACACACACACCGAAACGAATGGCGCCCAAGAAACTGGCCAAATTGCTTCCGTTGAGAATGGACCATTTTCACGCCCTGAAGTTACATCAATGTATCCTCCACTCAGCCCTGCACATATGGAGATTCTAGTCGCAGAAACGGTGTATGCCATTACCGCGATAGGTGGCCATGAAAACCCACCGTCGCGCCATATAGTAGGACAAGAGGGTGTTGCGAGTGTGAAGGAAAAGCTGAAAACTGTTAGCGAGGAGCTAGAGGACTTCATTCAGTCTAGCTACGCCGTTGATTACGCTGCTGGCGGCGATCAAAAAAGGGCGTCCAAGGACGAAAATATTTTCGGCATGGGAACCGGTAATGGTGGCGTTTAG
- a CDS encoding CLPTM1 family protein (transmembrane protein), translating into MPEQRQRRDEPESSSGFKGALQGLAFFLLTQFIFSQFFGGRQQNDAGSSGKPGGIPTFADRPARSEITEYSAIPDIINPIWPSDSALDMNIYVSPSVVLPTVKSGSASQLVLNEKNFTLGNYSDTREIDTTIKIPKEVQQNGTLFAHFMLGLSGHQLDPSAKDYSTDSAVYFFRPLNQYLPKKKAKKLKNLLAGSEEAEEEEEDNTPDVSIASYYHPNFTVSLIPDSGTQRFRQIHPAVRSHLQLEASGARDISGKNGWYYPIVYLNTFWQLRSHMMELNSTVETVPLRITLNNLQNWKFSMMSSVDDSAKQTARQAAFGASTPGGGDGTEFEMVKEILLDTNIWLLGTTGIVTILHMVFETLAFKNDIAHWRKKKDVVGTSVRTILANVFMQAVVFLYLMDNSDNTSWMILASQGFGILLEAWKITKTVDVRLRQPSRNSFFSFLPYVVVFEDKHKLTETEQKTKEYDEIAFRYLYIVAVPLLAAYAVYSLVYNTHKSWYSYIIETLVGSVYAYGFLMMVPSLYINYRLKSVAHMPGKALMYKFLNTFIDDLFAFTVKMPWLHRLATLRDDVIFFVWLYQSWKYRVDYTRVNEFGQGGDSDAEEEPPAVEAKDVKKTVETPASSQASGKETSKSSTRKRK; encoded by the exons ATGCCTGAACAAAGACAGCGCAGGGATGAGCCGGAGTCTAGC TCCGGCTTCAAGGGGGCCCTTCAGGGTctggctttcttcttactGACACAGTTTATCTTCAGTCAATTTTTTGGTGGACGCCAGCAGAACGATGCTGGTTCTAGCGGGAAGCCTGGTGGGATTCCTACCTTCGCAGATCGTCCAGCTCGTAGCGAAATCACGGAGTACAGTGCTATCCCCGATATTATAAATCCGATATGGCCTTCCGACAGTGCCTTGGACATGAACATCTATGTCTCGCCATCAGTCGTACTTCCTACTGTTAAGTCTGGCTCGGCAAGCCAACTCGTGCTTAATGAGAAGAACTTTACTCTTGGAAACTACAGTGATACCAGGGAAATCGACACTACCATCAAGATCCCCAAAGAAGTACAACAAAATGGAACTCTTTTCGCGCACTTCATGCTCGGACTCTCTGGGCATCAGCTTGATCCCTCGGCTAAAGATTACAGCACAGATTCTGCAGTCTATTTCTTTCGGCCGCTTAACCAATATCtcccgaagaagaaagccaagaagctcaaaaACCTTCTCGCAGGCTcggaagaagctgaagaagaggaggaagataacaCACCGGACGTCTCTATCGCATCGTACTATCACCCGAACTTCACGGTATCTCTGATTCCTGATTCGGGTACCCAGAGATTCCGTCAGATTCATCCAGCTGTCCGGTCGCATTTGCAGCTCGAGGCATCTGGCGCAAGAGACATCTCtggaaagaatggatggtaCTACCCTATTGTTTACTTGAATACTTTTTGGCAACTTAGGAGTCATATGATGGAACTCAATTCTACCGTGGAGACCGTGCCTCTTCGCATTACTCTCAACAATCTGCAGAACTGGAAGTTCAGCATGATGTCGAGCGTTGATGACAGCGCAAAACAAACTGCTCGACAGGCTGCCTTTGGAGCTTCGACGCCAGGCGGTGGTGACGGTACTGAGTTTGAAATGGTGAAAGAGATCCTCTTGGATACGAACATCTGGCTGCTGGGCACAACTGGTATTGTGACTATCCTTCACATGGTCTTCGAGACTCTGGCCTTCAAGAATGATATT GCTCACTGgcgcaaaaagaaagacgtCGTTGGAACATCCGTTCGTACGATCTTGGCCAATGTCTTTATGCAGGCAGTTGTTTTCCTCTACCTCATGGATAATAGTGATAACACTTCCTGGATGATCCTCGCCAGTCAAGGTTTCGGCATCCTCCTCGAAGCTTGGAAAATCACAAAGACTGTCGATGTTCGCCTGCGGCAGCCGTCGCGGaactctttcttctccttcctgccTTATGTGGTGGTGTTTGAGGACAAACATAAGCTCACAGAGACCGAGCAGAAGACCAAAGAATACGATGAAATCGCGTTCCGCTATCTCTATATTGTTGCCGTGCCTCTCCTGGCTGCATACGCAGTGTACAGCTTAGTCTACAACACCCACAAGTCGTGGTATTCCTATATCATTGAAACACTTGTTGGTAGTGTCTATGCCTACGGTTTCCTGATGATGGTCCCCAGCTTGTATATCAATTACCGCTTGAAG TCTGTTGCGCATATGCCTGGCAAAGCCTTGATGTACAAATTCTTAAACACCTTCATCGATGATCTTTTCGCTTTCACAGTCAAGATGCCGTGGCTTCACAGGCTTGCGACTCTCCGTGATGAtgtcattttcttcgtttgGCTTTACCAAAGCTGGAAGTACCGGGTTGATTATACACGTGTCAACGAGTTCGGTCAGGGAGGTGATAGTGATGCTGAGGAAGAGCCACCAGCCGTTGAAGCTAAGGATGTCAAAAAGACAGTTGAAACACCGGCGTCATCCCAGGCGTCCGGAAAGGAAACTTCTAAGTCATCTAcccggaagaggaagtaa
- a CDS encoding uncharacterized protein (predicted protein), which produces MSSDTDTGLLASNSWKWTSLLMAIPGAESRPTGLLDAIKRLEAVAFVPSKQRDTDAGELAKTIATHAYEGGLSQIALERLVKITTTRSQLDQGTITTLIKNLYPVESVPSSLVTQIVGCLGPNKNKPSPATQSLLLRWLIMT; this is translated from the exons ATGTCGTCCGATACAGATACAGGTTTGCTAGCTTCGAACTCTTGGAAGTGGACAAGTTTGCTGATGGCAATACCAGGCGCAGAGTCTAGACCTACTGGTCTGCTAGATGCAATCAAGCGTCTTGAGGCAG TTGCTTTCGTGCCCTCTAAGCAACGTGATACGGATGCTGGAGAACTGGCTAAAACGATTGCTACGCACGCGTATGAGGGCGGTCTTTCCCAGATCGCGCTTGAGCGTTTGGTTAAGATTACCACGACACGCAGTCAACTTGACCAAGGTACAATCACTACACTTATTAAGAATCTGTATCCGGTGGAAAGTGTGCCGTCCAGCCTCGTCACGCAGATTGTGGGTTGTCTCGGTCcgaacaagaacaaaccatCACCTGCGACACAGTCTTTACTCTTGCGATGGCTGATCATG ACATGA
- a CDS encoding uncharacterized protein (predicted protein) has protein sequence MELVVTSGGDERELVTLLKVFKNYCPDIIVGDLGVSGRKGLFFKHPDPEWSSHVRLLQDTNMERLQATQPANFQVVHRGISKRSKMEVLVPDVQTSRVSYGRTSLEELRGVDHFVDKLDKIELPNQIISMIGDGIAQKYLFLVQPTSASHRLDDWWGSFFNENLEDAEDRDEKLESLSYIMSLAVGYVQYTKVRNCTWIIIVSTLKNILGDSSPGCHFLEIVSSIMERERFERANILPSRIP, from the coding sequence ATGGAACTGGTGGTTACTTCTGGTGGCGATGAGAGAGAGCTTGTTACATTACTCAAAGTCTTCAAGAACTACTGCCCCGATATCATTGTTGGGGACCTGGGTGTATCTGGGAGGAAGGGACTGTTCTTCAAGCATCCAGACCCTGAATGGTCCAGCCATGTGAGGCTTCTCCAAGACACAAATATGGAAAGGCTACAGGCTACTCAGCCCGCAAACTTTCAAGTGGTGCACCGTGGAATATCAAAAAGGAGCAAAATGGAGGTTCTTGTACCGGATGTCCAGACTTCACGTGTCTCCTATGGCCGCACATCATTAGAAGAACTCCGTGGTGTTGACCACTTTGTTGACAAGCTTGACAAAATTGAGTTACCAAACCAGATCATATCGATGATTGGAGATGGTATCGCTCAAAAATACTTGTTTCTTGTCCAACCTACGTCTGCTAGCCACCGTTTGGATGATTGGTGGGGAAGCTTCTTTAACGAAAACTTGGAGGATGCTGAAGATAGAGATGAGAAACTCGAGTCCTTGAGCTACATAATGTCTCTTGCTGTGGGCTACGTACAATACACAAAGGTACGAAATTGCACCTGGATAATTATTGTTTCAACACTGAAGAACATACTAGGAGATTCCTCCCCCGGTTGCCACTTTCTTGAAATCGTATCTTCTATCATGGAACGGGAGAGATTTGAGAGAGCAAATATTCTACCTTCTCGAATAccttga